The following is a genomic window from Moorella sp. Hama-1.
CATCGCGCCGAGATACCGGGGGTCAATATCATTGAAGAGCCCCAGCGTTACTACCCCAACGGCCCCCTGGCCGGTCATATCCTGGGGTATGTAGGCCGGATAACCCAGGAGGAACTGGACGCCCATAAGGAAGACAACTACCGGCCCAATGCCATAATCGGCAAGAGCGGTATCGAGGGTTTCCTGGAGTATAGCAATATTAGCGGTCAGGAGATGGGCCTGCGAGGTAAGGATGGGGCCGAACAGGTAGAAGTGGACGCCTTCAACCGTAAAGTCCGCGACCTGGTAACCCTGCCCCCTACCCCCGGGGACACAGTCCAGCTGACCATTAATTTTAAGCTCCAGCAGACCCTGGAGAAGGCCCTGGACCAGGTAATCGCCAACACCAAAAAAACAGATCCCGCCGCCGGCGGCGGGGCGGCAGTAGTCCTGGATGTCAGGACCGGAGCTGTTCTGGCCCTGGCCAGCAAACCCGATATTGACCCCAATGATTTCGTTAACGGTAACTATGCCAAAAAGGCCGGCTACTACAATGACCCCCAGTTGCGGCCCCTTTTCAACCGCGCCATCCAGGGGGTTTACCCGCCGGGCTCGATTTTTAAGCCCATTACCGCCATGGCTGCCCTGAGTGCCGGCGTTATCACCCCGTCAGATACTATCTTTGATGCCGGCCACTACTGGAAGCCGCCCTATATCACCTGCTGGGTACCTTCGGGCCACGGCTATGTCAACCTCAACCGGGCCATGGCCGTCTCCTGCAACACTTACTTCCAGTGGGCCGGGGACCTGGCCGGCATCGCCAGGATCGACCAGGTGGGGCAAGAGTTCGGCCTGGGGCAACCGACGGGGATCGTCGGCCTCCAGGGTGAGGCCCGGGGTATCCTCCCCTCGCCCCAGTGGAAAAAGGAGCTTAATGCCCCTATCTGGGACCGGTGGTTAAAGAATCAAGAGGCAGCCATCGAAAAGAAATACGCCGGTCTCCTGGCGGCAGCCGGACCCGGCGAAAAGGACCGGTTGCTGCAGCAAAAGCAGAGCGAACTCAACGCGGTCAAGGCCAAGTACCAGATTAACTATAACTTTGATACCAACTGGCAGCCCTTTAATACCTTTAACACCGCCATGGGTCAGGGCGACAACAGCTATACCGTCATCCAGCTGGCCAACTATATCGCCACCCTGGCCAACGGCGGCACCCGCTGGCGGCCCTACCTGGTAGCCAAAATTATTGGCGCCGACGGGTCCCTGAAGCAGGAGTACCAACCGGAAGTCCTGAACCGGGTGACGGTTTCCACCCAGACCATGGCCGAGGTGCGACGGGCCATGCTGGAGGCGACCCAATCCCGGGAAGGTACGGCCAGTTTCCTCTTTACCGATTTCCCGCCCAATATCCAGGTCGGCGCCAAGACGGGTACCGCCCAGACAGGAGCAACAACTAACGGCACCTTCGTGGCCTTTGCCCCCTATGATAATCCCCAGGTAGCCCTGGCGGTCGTCATCGAACACGCCAAACACGGTGGTGACTCCGCCGGGGTGGTGGCCCGGGAGGTCCTGGCCCAGTATTTTAACCTGCCGGATGTCCTGAATAAGCCGATTAACGGTGTTTCCGTGGAATAATGTCCACCACTGTCTGTTTTTGGTGAGAAGACGGGGAAAAAAGGCCCCGTCTTTTTTCCTGTGGCGGCAGGATTTGCCTGATTGATGTAGAAAAATAACTAAGCCGAAGCGGATTTTGCCGCCTGGTATTAAGGAGGAAAAGGACGTGTTTTCTGCCAATGAAGGCGAAACCGGGGTAGGCACTTCTCAAGGGGCAGCGCGACCAGTTACCAGGGCCCAGCCCGGGCCGGACAACCATACCTTTCTGGTTTGTCGCACGGTACGTTCGGGGCAGGTCATCAAGTGTCCCGGTAACGTGGTGGTCATGGGGGATGTGCACCCGGGGGGTGAAATAATAGCTGCCGGCCATGTTATTATCATGGGTACCCTGAAGGGTGTAGTTCACGCCGGTGCCGAGGGGTTTGAGGGGGCTGTCGTCCTGGCCTTCCGCCTGCAGCCCACCCAGCTGCGGATCGCCGGCTACATCAGCAGGGCCCCCGACGACGGCGACAGCACCGGGGCCGGGGGGCCGGAAATGGCCCGGGTGCAGGAGGCCGCTGTGGTTATTGAAAAGTACCAGCCCGGTAACGAGAAACGCTGGTTAAACCAAGCCTGACGCAGGAAGAGGAGGAACAACATGGGCGAAGTGATCGTCATCACTTCCGGTAAGGGAGGGGTTGGCAAAACAACCACTACCGCCAACCTCGGTACCGGCCTGGCCAATCTGGGTAAAAAAGTAGTCCTGGTGGATACCGATATCGGTTTAAGGAACCTGGACGTGGTCATGGGCCTGGAAAACCGGATTGTCTATGACCTTATTGATGTTGTAGAAGGGCGCTGCCGCTTAAAGCAGGCCCTGATCAAAGATAAAAGGCTGGAAAACCTCTACCTTTTGCCGGCCAACCAGACCCGGGATAAGACGGCCGTCAGCCGCCAGCAGATGATCGACCTGACCTCCCAACTGCGGGAGGAGTTTGAGTTCGTCCTCATTGACTGCCCGGCAGGTATTGAGATGGGTTTCAAAAACGCCATAGCCGGCGCCGAAAAAGCCCTGGTGGTTACGACCCCGGAGGTGGCCGCCGTCCGGGATGCCGACCGCATCGTCGGCCTGCTGGAGGCAGCGGAAATGGAGCCGCCCCGCCTGATTATCAACCGTCTGCGGCCGGATATGGTCCGCCGGGGTGATATGATGGATATCGAGGACATGCTGGAGATCCTGGCCATTGATCTCATCGGGGTGGTACCGGAAGACCAGTACATCGTCATTTCGACCAACCGGGGTGAACCGGCCGTCCTGGACAGACATTCCCGGGCCGGTCAGGCCTATCGTAATATTTCCCGGCGCCTGATTGGGGAAGAGATACCCTTTGTTAACTGGGAAAGTGGCAGCTTAATGGCCCGGTTGAAAAAACTCATGGGCCTGGGCTAGAGAAGGGGGCGCGTCATGGTGTTGGAGTTTTTGCTGCGCTTTTTTGGGCGGGAAACTGCAAGCAGTAAGAAGGTGGCCAAGGAACGGTTACGCCTGGTGCTGGTCCATGACCGGGCCGGTGTCTCCCCCCACCTCCTCGAATCCCTTAAAAACGACCTGATTAAAGTTATCTCCGATTATATGGATATCGACACCAATGGTCTGGAGGTCAGCCTGACCCAGGAGAATGACGCGGTGGCCCTGGTAGCCAATATCCCCATCCTGCGGGTCAAACGTACCTTTAAGACCATCCAGGAACCGGCCCTGAAGGCTTGAGCTGATCCCCCCTCCCTGGCAGGGGGATTTCTTTTTACCGGTTTCCTTTTACCGGCAGGGTTGTGGTATTTTGTTATGGTTCTGATGCCGGCGCTATAATATAATGGTGGGGTGAAGGCGGGGGAAGTTGATGTTTGAACGCAGGATGTGGCGTAACCTCGATTACTATTTCATTGGCGGCATTATCGCCCTGCTGGCCGTTGGCCTGCTGGTTTTGAAGAGCGCTTCGGCCAACGTAATGGCCGATCCCAATTTCTTTGTCAAGAAGCAATTTATCTGGATTCTCCTGGGCCTGGGGGGCATGGCCTGCGTCCTGATGGTGGATTATGACCAGCTTAAGCGCTACCAGTTGCCCCTCTATGCCTTGAATATACTCATGCTGGCGGCGGTAGCTCTGGTCGGCCATGAAGCCAAGGGAGCCCAGCGCTGGATTGACCTGAAATTTTTCCTGCTCCAACCCTCGGAGTTTGCCAAGACCATTACCGTGATTACCCTGGCCTGTCTCCTGGATAAACGCCAGGGTGGGCTCAACCGCTGGCAGGATCTGCTAGTCCCCTTTCTTTATGTCGCCGTACCCCTGGTCTTGATTCTCAAACAACCTGACCTGGGCACGGCTCTGGTGCTTCTGGCCATCCTCTTTGGCATGCTCTATGTGGGCGGCGCCAACCTGAAATTGTTGCTCTTGATCTTTGGCGGCGGCTTGCTGCTGGTGGGCCTGGCCCTTTTCGCCCACTTCCACTTTGGCCTGCCCCTGCCTTTGCAGGATTACCAGATGCGGCGCCTGGTGGTCTTCTTGAACCCCTATAACGACGGCAAGGGTGGTATGGGGGAAGGCTACCACGTCATCCAGTCCCAGATTGCCATTGGTTCCGGCGGCTGGTGGGGCGTCGGCCTGTACCAGGGCTCCCAGGTGCAGCTGAACTTCCTGCCCGAGCACCACACGGACTTTATCTTCTCAGTGGTAGGCGAGGAACTGGGGTTCGTGCGGACGGTGGGGATTATCGCCCTGTACTTCCTGACCCTGTACCGCATGGTCCGCATCGCCGGCCAGGCCAAGGATATGTTTGGTTCCCTGCTGGTGAGCGGGGTGGCCTCCCTGTTTGCCTTTCACATCCTGGTCAACATTGGCATGACAACGGGCATCATGCCGGTGGCGGGCATACCTCTGCCCCTCTTCAGCTATGGCGGCAGCGCCATGCTGGCCAACATGCTCGCCCTGGGGCTGGTTCTCAATGTTAACCTCCGGCGGCAAAAAATACTTTTTTAGGGGTTACTCCTATTGACAAGGGGTAACCCCTTGTGTATATTAATAATTGGCTGTTAGCACTTGAGTCCGGTGAGTGCTAACAAACCTGCAGCTTATGAAAGGAGGAGTTTTATATGCTCAAACCACTTGCCGACCGGGTAGTCATCAAGGTTCTATCCGGCGAGGAAAAAACCCAGGGAGGTATTGTCTTACCGGATACCGCCAAGGAAAAGCCCCAGGAAGGGGAAGTTATCGCCGTCGGTCCGGGCAAAATCCTGGATAATGGCAGCCGCGTAGCGCCGGAAGTTAAAAAGGGCGATGTGGTGGTATTTGCCAAGTACAGCGGCACAGAAGTTAAGTATGAAGGCCAGGAATACCTGATCATCCGCGACAGCGATATCCTGGCAGTTAAAGAATAAGCTGGTTGCAAAATCTGTTAACGAGCTAAAGTTAAAAGGAGGTAGTAACTATGGCTGCTAAACAGCTGGCCTTTGATGTGGAAGCCAGGCGGTCCCTGGAAAAAGGTGTTAGCACCGTTGCCCAGGCAGTTAAAGTCACCCTGGGCCCCAAGGGGCGCAACGTAGTTCTGGAGCGTAAATTCGGTTCCCCGGTAATTACCAAAGACGGGGTTACGGTGGCCAAGGAGATTGAGCTGAAGGACCCCTACGAAAACATGGGTGCCCAGCTCTGCCGGGAAGTTGCCTCCAAGACCAATGATGTGGCCGGTGATGGGACAACCACCGCTACGGTCCTGGCCCAGGCTATCATGCTGGAAGGCTTGAAGAATGTGGCTGCCGGCGCCAACCCCATCTTCGTTAAGAAGGGTATCGACCGGGCCGTGGAGACAGTGGTCGACGAGATCAAGAAGATCAGCATCCCGGTAGAATCCAAGGAAAGTATCGCCCATGTTGCCTCCATAGCGGCCAACGAAAAGGAAATCGGCGAACTCATTGCCGACGCCATGGAGAAGGTGGGCAAAGACGGCGTCATTACCGTCGAGGAATCCAAGGGTACCGCCACTACCGTCGAGGTCGTGGAAGGTATGGAGTTCGACCGAGGTTACGTGTCGCCGTACTTTGTAACCAATACTGAAGCCATGGAAGCCGAGTTCGAAGAGCCCTATTTACTTATCCATGAGAAGAAGATCTCGGCCATTAACGACCTGCTGCCCCTGCTGGAGAAGGTAGTGCGTACCGGCAAGCCCCTGGTCATTATCGCCGAGGATATCGAGGGCGAAGCCCTGGCCACCCTGGTGGTCAACAAACTGCGGGGCACCCTGAATTGCGCCGCCGTCAAAGCCCCTGGCTTTGGTGATCGCCGCAAGGCTATGATGGAGGATATCGCCATCCTCACCGGCGGCACCTTCATCTCCGAGGACTTGGGTGTCAAATTAGAGAACATTGACCTGAACATGCTCGGCCGGGCCAAGAAGGTCAAGATCGCCAAGGAGAAGACCACCATCGTCGAGGGTTACGGTAAGAAAGAAGCCGTCGACGGCCGGGTGGCCCAGATTAAGAAACAGATTGAAGAGACCGACTCCGACTATGACCGCGAGAAATTGCAGGAACGCCTGGCCAAACTGGCCGGCGGCGTAGCCGTCATCCGCGTCGGTGCCGCTACGGAGACAGAACTGAAGGAAAAGAAACACCGCGTTGAAGACGCCCTGGCAGCCACCCGGGCGGCCGTGGAAGAGGGTATTGTTCCCGGCGGCGGCGCCACCCTGGTCCATGCCATCCCGGCTGTGGATCAGATCCAGGCTGAGGGGGACGAAGCCGTGGGTATCCGGATCGTCCGCCGCGCCTTGGAGGAACCCCTGCGCCAGATTGCGGCCAACGCCGGTCTGGAAGGCTCGGTCATTGTGGAGCGGGTCCGCAGCGAGAAACCGGGTATCGGTTTCGACGCCGTCAGCGAGGAGTATGTGGATATGATCAAAGCTGGTATCGTTGACCCGGCCAAGGTCACCCGCAGCGCCCTGCAGAACGCGGCCAGCATTGCCGCCATGCTCCTGACCACCGAAGCCATCATCGCCGAGATTCCCAAAGAGGAAAAAGCGCCGGCCATGCCCCCCGGCGGCGGGATGGATTACTAGGCCTGAAGCAAGCAGGAAAGCCAGGATTCGTTCCTGGCTTTTCTTTTTAGCCGAAACAGCCGCTGATGGTGGGGTGGGGGGTAAGGGTTGACGATTGATTTACCAGGGGTTATGTGGTACCATATTTTGTAGGTGGAAAAAGCTGTATGTCCAGGGGAAAAAGAGGATGGTGACCATGAAAAAGAATATATCCGGTAAGATTGATAAGGCGATCAAGGAGTTTTGTGAACTTTTGAAGCAACAGTTGGGTGGAAAACTTCTTAGAACTCGCCTATTTGGTTCGGTAGCCAGGGGTACTGCTACACCGGAGTCGGATATTGATATTCTTGTTGTTGTAGAAAACGAGGATAAGCTTGCCAGGGAAATAGTAATCGAAGCAGCAGTAGATATTAATTTAAAGTATGACGTTGTAATCTCGCCAATAATCATGTCAGCAGCACGTTATTCAGGTCCACTGTTCCAGGAGACTTTTTTCTATAAGTCCATCCAGGAAGAGGGGATACCTCTGTGAGTATAGATTTATGCCGGTGGCGGCTGGAAAAGGCCGAAAGGACCTTCAAAGAAGGAGAACAGCTTCCAAAAGTTGGCTCTTACAATGGCGCCATTAACCGCTTTTATTACGCGGCCTTTCATGCTGTGAGGGCACTGCTGGCTCTGAAAAAGCTGGATTCAGCAAAACATAGCGGTGTTATATCATTGTTTAACCGTGAGTTTGTGAAAACGGGAGTAATAAGCAAAGAAGCGAGTAAAACCCTGTCTGCGATTTTTAACATGCGTTCTGAGGCTGATCATGATGACTTTAAGAGTTTCAGCCTTCAGGAAGCCACGGATGCAAGAAAAGCAGTACGATCTTTAATCGACGAAGCGTCCGCATATTTGGCGACTATATCTTAATTGTTCACCCGGCTGGTAATTAAGCCTACTTAACCCGGCAACAACCCGCCGGGTATTATATTGCAAAGATTCGGAGGAGGCTATCTTATGGCCTGGCTATACGTTATTAGTAATCGCCATCAGGTGGTAACAGGTTCCCTGGTCGACCTGGCCGCTAGGCTCGCAGGCGTTGATTATTTACAGCTACGGGAAAAGGACCTGCCGGCCGGCGAGCTCTATAATCTCGCCCGGCAGATCAAAGAAGTCTTACCCGCGGGGACGCGCCTGCTGGTGAATGACCGCCTGGACGTCGCCCTGGCTGCCGGGGCCGACGGGGTCCATCTGGGGGAAAACTCCTTACCCCCGGCGGCGGCGCGCCGGCTCCTGGGCCCGGATAAAATCCTGGGGGTCTCCGTCCATAGCGTCGAGGGCGCCAGGCGGGCGGCAGCCGCCGGGGCCGATTACCTGCTCTTTGGTCACATTTTTACCACGGCCTCCAAGGCGGGTCTCCCGCCCCGGGGATTGACGACCCTGTCGGAAGTTGCCGCCAATGTTAACATACCAGTCATCGCCCTGGGCGGGATTACTGTCGACCGGGTAACCGGGTGCCTGGCGGCCGGAGCCGGAGGAGTGGCCGTCATGTCGGCCGTGATGGCCGCCCGGGAGCCGGCGGCCGCTGTCACCGCCCTGCGCCGGGCCCTGGAATAAAATGAGTCATATGTCCCCCACTAAAGCATATACATATACCAAGAAAATGCTTGTCCGGGGGGACGTCTGGTGCGTGATAACTGGGATTGGGAAGATATCAAGGGAGAACCCCTGGGCGGCTGGTCCGGGCCGGGCCGGAGCCTGCCACCGTCGCGGTTGCCCCGTCGCTGGCTCCGGCAGGCGGTCATCGCCGGCCTACTGTGGCTGGGTATCACCATGCTTTTCCGCCTGGATGCTCCCGGTGCCCGGCAGTTACAGGTGGGCTTGCGTCACTACCTGGCCGACCCGGCGGCCGATTACACCGCCGTGGTGGCCGGGGTGGTACGCTCCGGCATGTGGATGGATGCCTATGACCGCTGGGTTTTTCACGCCCTGAAGCCGGGGGATAGCGCCCTGCCGGTTACAGCCAATCCCGCGCGGCCGGTCATGGCCCTGCCCCTATCCGGGAAGATTAGTCGTCCCTACGGTCAAGTCGGCACCGGAAGCGAGCAGCAATACTTCCATAATGGTATTGATATCCAGGCCCCCGGGGGGACGGCCGTCAGGGCCGCCCTGGACGGGCGCGTCGTCCGGGTAGGGCAGGACCCTCTCCTGGGGCAGGTCGTGGAGATTGACCACGGCCGGGGTTTGACGACGGTCTACGGCACCCTGGGTAAGGTTCAGGTTACCAGGGACCAGGAGGTATCCCGGGGGTCGGTAATCGCCACCCTGGCCGGCGGTAAGACGGCGCAACTCCATTTCGAAGTGCGCCAGGATGGGCGGGCAGTAGATCCGGGCCCCTACCTGGAGAACCCGGCTCAAATTTAAGCCATGCGTGCCGGCCGCTGGGGCTCGACAACCTTTATCCTTAACGACTATTTTCTGCTCCTCCTGGGCCTTTATTTCCTCGTGGGGGTTCTCCCCCAGGCCTTGATGCTCTTTACGGCCGTGGCCTGTCATGAAGGCTGTCACGCCCTGGTGGCCGCCCGCCTGGGCTGGCAGGTCAAGAGTGTGGAGCTCTTTCCCTTTGGCGGTGTGGCCCGCCTGTACAGGCCCTCGGGGTGGCGCCAGCAGGAGGAAGCCCTCATTGCCCTGGCCGGGCCGGCGGCCAGCATCTTCCTGGCAGTTATAGCGAGCCTGGCCGTTAACCTTGCTGGAAACCCGCCAGCCTGGCTCCTTTTTTTCAGCCAGGTCAACCTGATCCTGGCCCTCTTTAATCTCTGGCCGGGGTTGCCCCTGGACGGGGGGCGTATCTACCGGGCCTGGCGGGCCCGGCGGGCTGGCCTGGCCCGGGCTACGGTAGAGGGCGCTTACGGGGGGCAGGCGCTGGCCATTCTCCTGGGTGCAGGCAGCATCATCGGCTTTTACCTGCATCTGATGGATCTGCAGGGCCTGGTCCTGGCCCTCTTTATCTTTTATATCGCGCGGCAGGAAGGGGAGATGGCACCCTATATGTTCTGGCAGGATTTCTGGCGGCGGCGGGGTGTAAGGAGGCAAATTAGCCCCTTAAAGGCGAGCAAAGTCTTCTGGCTGGTTGCCGACCCGGGGCTACCTTTAAGCCGGGTGATGCGTTCCTTTGCCCCGGGTTCCTTTAACCTGGTGGCCATAGTGGGCCGGCAGGGCGGGCTGGAGGGGATCGTTACCGAAACGGAAGTCCTGGAGGAACTCCTCTCCGGCGGGAGTGCCACCACCCTCACCAGCCTGCTGAAAGGCCAAAAAAAGAATTGACATCCGGTGGCGGTGCCGCTATAATAAAATTAAATTTAGATACAGGGTTGTATCTATTCCGGCGAAGACGCCTTCAGCGGGTGGCAGACCGTTAAAGGCGTTTTATTTATGCCGGTACAGCTAAATATTCCATCCAAAGGCGGGGAACAGCGCAGGCGCTTTTCAGGAGCATTAGCCTTCTGAAAGAGCGCCTATTTTGTTTCAGGCTCCGTCTTAGCCGGCAAAGGTGCCGTATCCGTACGAGGATGCGGCATTTTTTATATCACAATTCTCCAGGAGGGATCAAGATGACCCGCAAGATTGCCATCTACGGTAAGGGGGGTATCGGTAAATCGACCACCCAGCAGAATACCGCGGCCGCCCTGGCTTATTTCTACGGGAAAAAGGTTTTAATCCATGGTTGTGATCCCAAGGCGGACTGTACTCGCCTGATCCTGGGGGGGAAGCCCCAGGAAACGGTGCTGGATACCATCCGCGAATACGGCGAGGAAGCCTTAACGGTAGACAGGGTGGTTAAGACAGGTTTTGGCGGGATCAAATGCGTGGAATCCGGTGGGCCGGAACCCGGCGTTGGTTGCGCCGGCCGGGGCGTAATCACCGCCATCAACCTCATGGAAGAGTTCGGAGCCTATGCCGACGACCTGGATTTCGTTTTCTTTGATGTCCTGGGTGACGTTGTCTGCGGCGGTTTTGCCATGCCGGTGCGCGAGGGCAAGGCCCAGGAGATCTATATCGTCGCCTCGGGGGAGATGATGGCCCTTTATGCCGCCAACAATATCTGCCGGGGGATGATCAAGTATGCCGAACAGAGCGGGGTGCGGCTGGGAGGGATTATCTGCAACAGCCGCAACGTCGACGGCGAGAAGGAATTAATGACCGAGTTTTGCGCCAAGATCGGCACCCAGATGCTTCATTACATCCCCCGGGATAACATTGTCCAGAAGGCAGAGTTTAACCGCCAGACGGTTACCCAGTTCGACCCGGAATGCAACCAGGCCCGGGAGTATAAAGAACTGGCCCGCAAGATAATTGAAAACGATATGTTCGTCATACCCCGGCCCATGACCATGGACGAGATGGAGAACCTGGTGGTGAAATTCGGCCTGCTCAACTGAGATAGCCCATAGGGGAACCAGGAACATTTCCGGAGGAGCCCCTCATGGCTGCACACCGTCACCAGCGAACCATGAAAATGCGGGTAGAGGAAGGGGCTGGCGTCTACAGGCGGAAGGCGACTTGGTTCGAGGCGTAAGCAAACTAAGCGAAGCCGAACCGAGGCGGCGGTGAACGGGATGGGGATCGTAACGTGACTTAAGAAATAAAGAGTAGCACGCCCCGTTATGATTGATCAAAGGAATAGAGCCTAGCCACCCCCGCCACCGAGGAAGGCTGAGCGCCAAGTTTGCTCGCCGAGAACCACCGGAGCCTGAAGCCTGTACCCGCCAGCCCCGCAGCAGTTGCTGTAAGTTGTAACCATTAAGTTGTAACCATTTTGGGGAGAAGTCTATTTTCGGAGGAGGTTTAGCTTATGAAAATGATCCGGGCCATTATTCGCCCCGAAAAAAGCGAGGAAGTAGTAGAGGCCCTGGCCGGGGCCGGTTATGTGGCCCTGACCAGGATGGATGTAGCCGGGCGGGGTAAGCAGAAAGGCATTCACATGGGTAACGTCTATTACGACGAACTGCCCAAGGTGATGCTCATGCTGGTAGTCGAGGATAACGAAGTGGAAGAAGTCCTGGAGATAGTTCTGAAAACGGCTGCCACCGGTAGCTTCGGTGACGGGAAGATCTTCATCAGCCCGGTGGAAGAGGCCTATACCGTGCGCACCGGTGCCCCGGGGTTATAAGTAAGGGCAGGATCAAGGGGACTGCATAAGGGGGCAATCAGCTTGAAGGAGATTATAGCCATCGTCAGGCCCAATAAAATCACTCCCACTAAGGAAGCCCTGGCTGTCCTGGGTTTTCCCGCCCTGACCGCCTGTAAAGTACTGGGACGGGGGAAACAAAAGGGCATCCTGGGGGAAGTAACCTTCAATGTCAGCCCGGAACTGCAAAGGCAGGAAGGGTCCATGAAATATGTGCCCAAGAGAATGATCTCCCTGGTAGTGGCTGACGAAGACGTACCTCTGGTGGTGGCCGTATTAATAAAAATCAACCGTACCGGCAAAGTCGGAGACGGGCGCATCTTTGTCTGCCCGGTAGCAGAGGCGGTGCGGATACGTACGGGCGAAAGGGGCCAGGCAGCCCTGTGATTGCAAGCAGTAAAGGGGGAAGGAAAACATGCCTATGGTAAAAATGAAGTGCGACGAGCTCATTCCCGAGCGGTATAAGCATATTTACTACACGGAAAAAGAGCGGTCCGTCATTCCAGCCTGCAATATCGCCACCATACCCGGAGATATGACGGAACGCGGGTGCGCCTTTGCCGGTGCCCGGGGGGTAATAGGCGGGCCCATTGCCGATGTTATTGCTATGGTTCATGCACCCGTAGGGTGCGCCTGGTATACCTGGGGTACCCGCCGCCACCTGTCCGACCTCTATACCTGGGCCACTCCCACCCGCCTCACCAATGTGGCCTTTAACCGGCGCTATTGCCTCTGTACCGACATGCAGGAAAAGGACGTAGTTTTCGGCGGCATAAAAAAGCTGGAGCAGTCCTGCCTGGAGGCCATCAGACTCTTCCCTGAGGCGAAGGGGTTGATTATTTTCACCACCTGTACCACCGGCCTCATCGGTGACGACGTCCAGGCGGTGGCCCGGAGCGTGGAAAAGAAGACCGGCCGGTTGGTCTTCACCGCCGAATCCCCCGGATGCTCCGGGGTGAGCCAGTCCAAAGGGCACCACGACTTCAACATCCAGTTTTACCGGCAGGTACGCAGTTTAAAGGAACGGCGGCCGGAATTAAAAATGCCCGAAACGGAAAAAACCCCGTACGATATTTGCCTCATCGGCGACTATAACATGGACTGGGACTTAAAGGCGGTACGTCCCCTGTTTGAAAAGATGGGTTTGCGTATCGTGGCCGTCTTCTCGGGGAATGAACGCATCGAAAATCTGGTCAAGATGCCGGACGTCAAATTGAACGTGGTCCACTGCCAGCGCTCCGCCGAATATATCGCCCAGATGGAGAAGGACGGCTATAACATCCCCTTTATACGGGTCTCCCTCTACGGTATCGAGCAGACCTGCAAGGCCCTGCGGGAAACGGCTGCTTTCTTCGGCCTGGAGGAGCGGGCCGAA
Proteins encoded in this region:
- the minE gene encoding cell division topological specificity factor MinE, with protein sequence MLEFLLRFFGRETASSKKVAKERLRLVLVHDRAGVSPHLLESLKNDLIKVISDYMDIDTNGLEVSLTQENDAVALVANIPILRVKRTFKTIQEPALKA
- the minD gene encoding septum site-determining protein MinD, with protein sequence MGEVIVITSGKGGVGKTTTTANLGTGLANLGKKVVLVDTDIGLRNLDVVMGLENRIVYDLIDVVEGRCRLKQALIKDKRLENLYLLPANQTRDKTAVSRQQMIDLTSQLREEFEFVLIDCPAGIEMGFKNAIAGAEKALVVTTPEVAAVRDADRIVGLLEAAEMEPPRLIINRLRPDMVRRGDMMDIEDMLEILAIDLIGVVPEDQYIVISTNRGEPAVLDRHSRAGQAYRNISRRLIGEEIPFVNWESGSLMARLKKLMGLG
- the groES gene encoding co-chaperone GroES codes for the protein MLKPLADRVVIKVLSGEEKTQGGIVLPDTAKEKPQEGEVIAVGPGKILDNGSRVAPEVKKGDVVVFAKYSGTEVKYEGQEYLIIRDSDILAVKE
- the rodA gene encoding rod shape-determining protein RodA → MFERRMWRNLDYYFIGGIIALLAVGLLVLKSASANVMADPNFFVKKQFIWILLGLGGMACVLMVDYDQLKRYQLPLYALNILMLAAVALVGHEAKGAQRWIDLKFFLLQPSEFAKTITVITLACLLDKRQGGLNRWQDLLVPFLYVAVPLVLILKQPDLGTALVLLAILFGMLYVGGANLKLLLLIFGGGLLLVGLALFAHFHFGLPLPLQDYQMRRLVVFLNPYNDGKGGMGEGYHVIQSQIAIGSGGWWGVGLYQGSQVQLNFLPEHHTDFIFSVVGEELGFVRTVGIIALYFLTLYRMVRIAGQAKDMFGSLLVSGVASLFAFHILVNIGMTTGIMPVAGIPLPLFSYGGSAMLANMLALGLVLNVNLRRQKILF
- the mrdA gene encoding penicillin-binding protein 2, with the translated sequence MGNQEKENWKPWLNRRLKGYVAALIFIFILLTSRLFFLQIVSAQEFTKQSTENRIRINPIEARRGDILASGGEVLATSQPVYVVTIRSMPKQNQDTVINNLANLLGDPELTPAAIHDLIDKNPFRYEPTEVKRIPASDPAAAALIARLEEHRAEIPGVNIIEEPQRYYPNGPLAGHILGYVGRITQEELDAHKEDNYRPNAIIGKSGIEGFLEYSNISGQEMGLRGKDGAEQVEVDAFNRKVRDLVTLPPTPGDTVQLTINFKLQQTLEKALDQVIANTKKTDPAAGGGAAVVLDVRTGAVLALASKPDIDPNDFVNGNYAKKAGYYNDPQLRPLFNRAIQGVYPPGSIFKPITAMAALSAGVITPSDTIFDAGHYWKPPYITCWVPSGHGYVNLNRAMAVSCNTYFQWAGDLAGIARIDQVGQEFGLGQPTGIVGLQGEARGILPSPQWKKELNAPIWDRWLKNQEAAIEKKYAGLLAAAGPGEKDRLLQQKQSELNAVKAKYQINYNFDTNWQPFNTFNTAMGQGDNSYTVIQLANYIATLANGGTRWRPYLVAKIIGADGSLKQEYQPEVLNRVTVSTQTMAEVRRAMLEATQSREGTASFLFTDFPPNIQVGAKTGTAQTGATTNGTFVAFAPYDNPQVALAVVIEHAKHGGDSAGVVAREVLAQYFNLPDVLNKPINGVSVE
- a CDS encoding septum site-determining protein MinC, giving the protein MFSANEGETGVGTSQGAARPVTRAQPGPDNHTFLVCRTVRSGQVIKCPGNVVVMGDVHPGGEIIAAGHVIIMGTLKGVVHAGAEGFEGAVVLAFRLQPTQLRIAGYISRAPDDGDSTGAGGPEMARVQEAAVVIEKYQPGNEKRWLNQA